From Mya arenaria isolate MELC-2E11 chromosome 12, ASM2691426v1, the proteins below share one genomic window:
- the LOC128212402 gene encoding cerebral peptide 1-like: MFNILKKRRMISELLKIIVVIFCSTQVITEADELSVDSLEKRAPGWGKRSPGAATELGYLQTVLSDLSRYEENSLGESPEADMEKRRPGWGKRGFPEGDFESMDKRRPGWGKRSYEYDIDTMETKRAPGWGKRDDGHSFNDNLFEDSSIDKRRPGWGKRNVYEDFQMTKRRPGWGKRSPGWGKRSGSTNDCQKLVHDIRILRLKLAQMTEEIPEVCNPAIFEGNINGEK; encoded by the exons ATGTtcaatatacttaaaaaaagaagaatgatTTCAgaacttttgaaaataattgtcgTCATATTTTGTTCAACACAGGTAATAACAGAAGCAGACGAACTATCTGTTGATTCGCTGGAAAAGCGCGCACCTGGCTGGGGGAAGCGCTCCCCGGGAGCCGCAACCGAGCTCGGATACTTACAAACCGTCCTCTCCGATCTCTCCCGATATGAAGAAAACAGCCTCGGAGAGAGCCCAGAAGCTGATATGGAGAAGCGCCGCCCAGGGTGGGGAAAGCGGGGATTCCCCGAAGGTGACTTTGAGAGTATGGACAAACGCCGTCCAGGGTGGGGCAAGCGTTCGTATGAGTATGACATTGACACCATGGAAACGAAACGAGCACCAGGGTGGGGAAAGCGAGACGACGGCCACAGTTTTAATGACAATTTATTTGAGGATTCTTCTATAGACAAACGTAGGCCCGGGTGGGGCAAGAGAAATGTTTACGAAGATTTTCAGATGACCAAAAGACGTCCTGGATGGGGTAAACGATCGCCGGGATGGGGGAAACGTTCAGGGTCAACAAACGACTGCCAGAAACTGGTCCACGATATAAGAATATTACGGTTAAAATTAGCTCAG ATGACCGAAGAAATACCCGAAGTTTGTAATCCTGCCATTTTTGAGGGGAATATCAACGGGGAAAAGTAG